The DNA region AGTCAACCAATACAAAACCAAAAGCACTCTAAAAGTCGAACCAAACCGAGAGCGGCTGCTTGCTTACGAAACCATCCATGTACAAGAAGATTAGATTCGCTCTGTGCAAAGAATGCTGTCGGAAAAACATAGATCTCACATCTAAAAACCCTCCTCAATAATTTAGCAACGAATACTTCACACGCAACACAATCTTACCCTTTTCAACGCCTAGCTTTGCTCCAGTCACAAGCCAATGTCCAGGCAAATCCTGTGGTCCTTTCAACATCTCAGACGAGTCCACTATCTTAGCCAGCTTCCCTGCCTGCCCCGACACgtcttctctcttctcctcaGCCGAACTACTCGACGTAGAAGCACCTCCCTGTTCGAGTCTCCCCGTGGAAGCAACCGGTGTGTGGTCCCAAACAGACCGTCTTATTGTGCAACCAGGGACTTTGGAGAAGAGTAGTTTCAAATGCAAAACGTTCTTTGATCCGAAGTTCCAAACACCAAGCTGAGCTCCGGTGACAATGTGAACGCCCGAAAGATCGCCGATGTGCGTCTCCGTGTGTTCGATCGGCGAGGTGCTAACGTGAGAGAAGTTCTTCCATTTGATAGGCTCGAACCAGCGGCTGTCTTGCTCTTCTGGTCCTTGCCACTTCGGTGCACCTATTGGCACGTGAGAGTCCCAATGTGGCTGCAAGATTTTGGGGAGAGAGACTAAGTGTTGTAGATGGATAGAGAGACGGTTTTGTTTGCTTCCTTCTAAGCTTAGCCTGAGACCTGTGACCGGTTTACGCCCAACCGTTACCTGAAAATACCCCAAAAAGGCAATCAATATGTTCAGTTTATCTATAAACTTGGTTAGACCAGGCATTTTACCAGATATCTGAAGAACCGAATCGAAAAACCAAAACCGGATCAAATATCACCGATACCAAAACGGCTCctatattttctatatacaaaatatttaaatggaaCCGAAACGGAACAAATATCCAAATTTATGAAATAAGATTtctatacataaataaaataaccaaatatcTGTAAcagaaccaaaccgaaactaaaccgaaccaaaGACTACCTTGGATTTCAAATGGAACCGAAACTGAATCAAGAATCGAATGGATAAATCAGAATTTCTAAAATACGAtttctatatacatatatatatataaaataaccaaatatcTATAACAGAACCAAACTGGAACTAAACCGAACCAAGGACTACCATCTTCCTTGGATTTATAAATGAGTCCTAAATTCCCCTATCCGAACTACTTGATACCGAACTGAATATCCAAATGCCTAAACCTAACCGAAATAATCTTCTGCTCTGTGTATACCTGATCAGCGCTGACGAACAGTTTAGGACCCATTAAGCTAAACTGAAGAGATTCACACACAGGCTCTTTACGTTGGAGGTTACTCAGCTCAGGAGCCCATGCTCTAGCTATTTGGAAGTCCAAGAAGTACTGTAAATCTTCAATAGGAGGCTTATCTGGtaagagatatttttttttttctgtttgtaagAAACGCTAAACAGGGTAGATTGGAATAGTAAAAGATGTTTTGCTTTCTTAGATAGAAACTCACATTCCAAATAAAGCTCGATGGCACGCGTTAAATGCCTTAGACCAGGCACACCTTCGAGGAGAGAGACAATAGGAGTAAAAGTCATGTTGATAATGTCCGGTGCTGCTGGTACTGTCTTAGCCCATCTAGTGTGGCTTTGCTCAAGATCGTCTCCTCCTCTTCTCCTAAATATTACTGTGATATCCTACAGGAGAGAGCTCTCTTTCAGCTAACAGAATGAAACTAAAACTCTGTTTTACCAAAATAGTAACCGTGACGGTTTTTACTAACCTTGTCTTTGTATTTTAATGGTCCAGTGATAGATTGACTCTCTGCATCTTGAAACCTGTGCTTCCTCATGTCATTGACGTAGTTATCGATCTCGGATATAGGTAAAGGAGAAGACTGATGCTGTCTGATGTAAACAACGTCTCTTCCACCAATCGTCACCGAGGTTACAATATGAGTACCGTAGTTTTCGATAAAACTGTATCAAAGTGGAGAAAGAAACAT from Raphanus sativus cultivar WK10039 chromosome 8, ASM80110v3, whole genome shotgun sequence includes:
- the LOC108822466 gene encoding MACPF domain-containing protein CAD1; the protein is MENRKGGDFSVPSSEALTTTLRNAIQALGRGFDVTSDVRLLYCKGAPGSRLVHIEEGQNRDLELSDGFSLPNVPVDIECSRGDEGIHRIPVCTFHQMAASFNENSGVKGNIPLGCFNAMFNYTGSWQVDAASTKSLAVVGYFNKLYEVKLAKLTLFLRNEIKRAVPSSWDPASLASFIENYGTHIVTSVTIGGRDVVYIRQHQSSPLPISEIDNYVNDMRKHRFQDAESQSITGPLKYKDKDITVIFRRRGGDDLEQSHTRWAKTVPAAPDIINMTFTPIVSLLEGVPGLRHLTRAIELYLEYKPPIEDLQYFLDFQIARAWAPELSNLQRKEPVCESLQFSLMGPKLFVSADQVTVGRKPVTGLRLSLEGSKQNRLSIHLQHLVSLPKILQPHWDSHVPIGAPKWQGPEEQDSRWFEPIKWKNFSHVSTSPIEHTETHIGDLSGVHIVTGAQLGVWNFGSKNVLHLKLLFSKVPGCTIRRSVWDHTPVASTGRLEQGGASTSSSSAEEKREDVSGQAGKLAKIVDSSEMLKGPQDLPGHWLVTGAKLGVEKGKIVLRVKYSLLNY